In the Rhizobium sp. CB3090 genome, one interval contains:
- a CDS encoding transporter substrate-binding domain-containing protein, whose product MACAALISTSCAMPLAAQEAPPSGLPILFDSRERLPKPDLSSLVRLRFLTSVDFPPFNFADQNGKLAGFHVDLARAICDELGIADKCQIQALPFDELQGALAASQGDAVIAGVAVTSELRKSFAFSRPFLMLPARFVRNLKASIDGTTAAALTGHPVGVVKGTAHEAMLAAFFPAIKQVPFDDKDALLAAVKEGKVDAAFADGLQLSFWVSSSSAEKCCALFDGPYLSQQFLGEGMTIMLRQQDADLTAAINHALATLSRDGRLQEIYLRYFPYGLY is encoded by the coding sequence ATGGCATGCGCAGCGCTGATCTCTACATCTTGCGCCATGCCTCTGGCTGCCCAGGAGGCGCCCCCGTCGGGCCTGCCGATCCTGTTCGATTCGCGCGAGCGGCTGCCGAAGCCGGACTTGTCTTCGCTGGTCAGGCTGCGCTTCCTGACATCCGTCGACTTCCCGCCCTTCAATTTCGCCGATCAGAACGGCAAGCTCGCCGGTTTTCACGTCGATCTTGCCCGCGCGATCTGCGACGAGCTCGGCATAGCGGACAAATGTCAGATCCAGGCGCTGCCATTCGATGAATTGCAGGGGGCGCTTGCCGCTTCGCAGGGTGATGCGGTGATCGCCGGCGTCGCGGTGACATCCGAGCTGCGCAAGAGTTTTGCTTTTTCGCGTCCCTTCCTGATGTTGCCCGCCCGCTTCGTCCGCAATCTCAAGGCATCGATCGACGGCACGACGGCCGCTGCGCTTACCGGTCATCCGGTGGGTGTGGTCAAGGGCACGGCGCATGAGGCGATGCTGGCCGCCTTTTTCCCCGCCATCAAGCAGGTGCCCTTCGACGACAAGGATGCGCTGCTGGCGGCGGTGAAAGAGGGAAAGGTCGACGCTGCCTTTGCCGATGGGCTGCAACTGTCCTTCTGGGTATCGTCGTCATCGGCCGAAAAATGCTGCGCATTGTTCGACGGCCCCTATCTCTCCCAGCAATTCCTTGGCGAGGGCATGACCATCATGCTGCGCCAGCAGGATGCCGATCTGACGGCCGCGATCAATCATGCGCTGGCAACGTTGTCACGCGACGGCCGGCTGCAGGAAATCTATCTGCGCTATTTTCCCTACGGACTCTATTGA
- a CDS encoding tellurite resistance TerB family protein, which produces MNKPLSAHEALIYVMVMASAVDRTMNDKELGRIGELIHALPVFDGFDDERLISVSRDCAKLLAGSEGLDIVLETVRDTLPVRLYDTAYALAVEVASADFSVKAEELRLLSLLRDRLGLDKLTCAAIERSAIARYRKG; this is translated from the coding sequence ATGAACAAGCCGCTTTCCGCCCATGAGGCCCTGATCTACGTCATGGTGATGGCATCCGCCGTCGATCGGACCATGAACGACAAGGAATTGGGACGGATCGGCGAGCTGATCCACGCACTGCCGGTTTTCGACGGTTTCGACGACGAGAGGCTGATCTCCGTTTCGCGCGATTGCGCCAAGCTTCTCGCCGGCAGCGAAGGGCTCGATATCGTGCTGGAAACCGTGCGCGACACCTTGCCGGTGCGGCTCTACGACACCGCCTACGCGCTTGCCGTCGAAGTCGCTTCCGCCGACTTCTCAGTCAAAGCCGAGGAGCTGCGCCTGCTCAGCCTGCTGCGCGACCGTCTCGGTCTGGACAAGCTCACCTGTGCTGCCATCGAGCGCAGCGCTATTGCCCGCTATCGCAAGGGCTGA
- a CDS encoding helix-turn-helix transcriptional regulator produces MLSHEQIWSAIDRLAERHALTASGLARRAGLDPTSFNKSKRLSQDGRLRWPSTESIAKVLDATGASMEQFLGFMRSVDAANSISDRTFHLPASSIPLLGFAQAGAGGFFDDGGFPAGQGWDMVEFPVSPGQKGGVYALEVQGESMLPLYRDGDVLIVEPGAQIRRNDRVVVKTREGEVMAKVLLRQSARSIELLSLNPEHPNRSFDLADVEWMARIIWASQ; encoded by the coding sequence ATGCTGTCACATGAGCAGATATGGAGCGCGATCGACAGGCTTGCCGAACGGCACGCCCTGACGGCGTCCGGTCTTGCGCGGCGCGCCGGGCTCGATCCTACATCGTTCAACAAATCGAAACGGCTGAGCCAGGATGGACGTCTGCGCTGGCCCTCGACGGAATCGATCGCCAAGGTGCTGGATGCAACCGGGGCCAGCATGGAGCAATTTCTCGGTTTCATGCGCTCGGTGGACGCGGCCAACAGCATATCCGATCGCACTTTCCATCTGCCGGCAAGCTCCATCCCGCTGCTCGGCTTCGCCCAAGCTGGCGCCGGCGGCTTTTTCGATGACGGCGGCTTTCCCGCTGGTCAGGGATGGGACATGGTGGAATTTCCCGTGTCGCCCGGGCAAAAGGGCGGCGTCTATGCGCTGGAGGTGCAGGGCGAGAGCATGCTGCCGCTCTATCGCGACGGCGATGTGCTGATCGTCGAACCAGGGGCACAGATCAGGCGCAATGATCGTGTAGTGGTCAAGACCCGCGAGGGTGAAGTCATGGCCAAGGTGTTGCTCCGACAGAGCGCGCGGTCGATCGAACTGCTGTCGCTCAACCCAGAACATCCCAATCGAAGCTTCGATCTTGCGGATGTGGAATGGATGGCACGCATCATTTGGGCCAGCCAATAG
- a CDS encoding DUF952 domain-containing protein, which yields MMTAMPVVYKIVPDTLWQQARQTGVFNGASIDLTDNFIHLSTAKQAKETAARYFVGQTGLLLVAIDGDALGDKLVFEPSRGGDLFPHLYAPLPLSTVLWEKPLPLGPDGAHIFPEMPE from the coding sequence ATGATGACTGCGATGCCAGTGGTTTACAAGATCGTGCCGGATACGCTCTGGCAGCAAGCCAGACAAACCGGCGTTTTTAATGGCGCGTCGATCGATCTGACCGATAATTTCATCCATCTGTCGACGGCGAAGCAGGCAAAGGAAACTGCAGCCCGGTATTTTGTCGGCCAGACCGGCCTGCTGCTGGTGGCGATCGACGGCGATGCGCTCGGCGATAAGCTGGTGTTCGAGCCGTCACGCGGCGGCGACCTTTTCCCGCACCTTTACGCACCGCTGCCGCTTTCGACCGTACTTTGGGAAAAGCCGCTGCCGCTTGGCCCCGATGGCGCGCATATCTTTCCGGAGATGCCCGAATGA
- a CDS encoding quinone-dependent dihydroorotate dehydrogenase, translated as MIGAFRDLGRRGLFMFDPETAHGMSIAALRSGLVPACRITNDQRLRQTIAGLDFANPLGMAAGYDKNAEVPEALLKLGFGFTEIGTVTPKPQSGNPRPRIFRLVEDEGVINRLGFNNEGHDAAFRRLQPIRGNGIIGVNIGANKDSTDRIADYVAGIRGFYSVARYFTANISSPNTPGLRDLQARESLSALLSAVLAARDEEAAKAGKKIPVFLKIAPDLTEEGMDDIAAEVLSHALDGLIVSNTTLSRDGLKDQVQAKEAGGLSGKPLFEKSTVVLAKMRRRVGAALPIIGVGGVSSAETALEKIKAGADLVQLYSCMVYEGPGLPGRIVAGLSKLLDRERVGSIRELRDSRLDHWAGRNV; from the coding sequence ATGATTGGCGCCTTCCGCGATCTCGGCCGGCGTGGTCTGTTCATGTTCGATCCGGAAACGGCGCATGGAATGTCGATCGCCGCCCTGAGATCCGGCCTTGTTCCTGCCTGCCGGATCACCAACGATCAGCGACTGCGTCAGACCATTGCCGGATTGGATTTTGCCAATCCGCTCGGCATGGCCGCCGGTTATGACAAGAACGCCGAGGTGCCGGAGGCGCTGTTGAAACTCGGCTTCGGCTTTACCGAAATCGGCACGGTGACGCCGAAGCCGCAATCCGGCAATCCGCGCCCGCGCATCTTCCGCCTAGTCGAGGACGAGGGCGTCATCAATCGCCTCGGCTTCAATAATGAAGGCCACGACGCGGCCTTCCGGCGTCTGCAGCCGATCCGCGGCAACGGCATCATCGGCGTCAACATCGGCGCCAACAAGGATAGTACCGACCGTATCGCCGACTATGTCGCTGGCATCCGCGGTTTCTACTCCGTGGCGCGCTATTTTACCGCCAACATCTCCTCGCCGAACACGCCGGGTCTGCGCGATCTGCAGGCGCGGGAAAGCCTTTCAGCACTGCTTTCGGCAGTGCTTGCCGCGCGCGACGAAGAGGCTGCGAAGGCAGGCAAAAAGATCCCGGTCTTCTTGAAGATCGCACCGGATCTGACGGAAGAGGGCATGGACGACATCGCCGCCGAAGTTTTGTCGCATGCGCTGGATGGATTGATCGTCTCCAACACCACGCTTTCGCGTGATGGCTTAAAGGATCAGGTCCAGGCGAAGGAAGCCGGCGGCCTCTCCGGCAAGCCGCTCTTCGAAAAGTCCACCGTCGTCCTTGCGAAAATGCGCCGCCGCGTCGGTGCAGCCCTGCCGATCATCGGCGTCGGCGGTGTCTCATCAGCAGAGACCGCGCTGGAGAAAATCAAGGCCGGTGCCGATCTCGTGCAGCTCTATTCGTGCATGGTTTATGAAGGCCCCGGCCTCCCGGGCCGTATCGTGGCGGGCCTGTCGAAGCTGCTCGACCGCGAGCGTGTCGGCTCTATCCGCGAGCTGCGCGACAGCAGGCTCGATCATTGGGCCGGCAGAAACGTCTGA
- a CDS encoding MATE family efflux transporter, whose amino-acid sequence MDHREHSGRVLPFDVTHRLVLSIAVPMTLGFMTTPLLGLVDTAVVGHLGQPDALAGLAIGAVLFDLIFASFNFLRASTTGLTAQAFGRRDKHEQQAVFWRALLSALGCGLLLLLLSPILLWLGIKLMGPQGGIADATRTYFSIRMLSGPAALANYATLGFVLGRGQGRIGLLLQSLINGVNIILAVLLGLWLGWGVAGVAWGTLIGEAAGALTGLAIVLRSFGGEPRPVRAELLSRAKLTQLFALNRDILIRTFVLIGAFTLMTRIGNTFGAVTLAANAVLMNFFLLSGYYLDGLANAAEQITGRSIGANYRPAFERGLKLTGLWSFGLALAAAVFFFTLGPALICLLTTSGEVRAAAGTYLPWAAVTGLTGALAFLMDGVFIGATWSRDMRNRMLMSFAGYLLALTVFVPTLGNHGLWLAMNAFLLFRGIFLVMGLKKRADQTFLPAQ is encoded by the coding sequence ATGGATCATCGGGAGCATAGCGGAAGGGTTCTGCCTTTCGACGTGACGCATCGGCTGGTGCTGTCCATTGCCGTTCCTATGACGCTCGGCTTCATGACGACACCGTTGCTCGGCCTCGTGGATACCGCCGTGGTCGGGCATCTCGGCCAGCCGGATGCGCTGGCAGGGCTGGCGATCGGTGCGGTGCTCTTCGATCTCATCTTCGCAAGCTTCAATTTCCTGCGGGCGTCGACGACCGGCCTGACAGCGCAAGCCTTTGGTCGCCGCGACAAGCATGAGCAGCAGGCGGTCTTTTGGCGGGCGCTGCTATCGGCACTCGGATGCGGTCTGCTGCTTTTGCTGTTATCGCCCATATTGCTCTGGCTCGGCATCAAGCTGATGGGACCCCAAGGCGGCATTGCCGACGCGACACGCACCTATTTTTCGATCCGCATGTTGTCCGGCCCGGCAGCACTTGCGAACTACGCCACCCTCGGGTTCGTGCTCGGGCGCGGCCAGGGCCGCATCGGGCTTCTGCTGCAGAGCTTGATCAACGGCGTCAACATCATCCTCGCCGTCCTGCTCGGCCTTTGGCTGGGCTGGGGCGTCGCAGGTGTCGCCTGGGGCACGTTGATCGGCGAAGCGGCAGGCGCGCTCACGGGCCTTGCCATCGTGCTACGCAGCTTTGGCGGTGAACCTCGGCCTGTCCGGGCCGAGCTTCTCTCCCGCGCCAAGCTCACACAGCTTTTCGCACTCAACCGTGACATTCTCATCCGCACCTTCGTGCTGATCGGCGCTTTCACGCTGATGACCCGCATCGGCAATACGTTCGGCGCGGTGACGCTTGCTGCCAACGCCGTGCTGATGAACTTCTTTCTGCTTTCCGGCTATTACCTCGACGGACTGGCGAATGCCGCCGAGCAGATCACCGGCCGGTCGATCGGCGCCAACTATCGCCCAGCGTTCGAGCGCGGGCTGAAGCTGACCGGACTTTGGTCCTTTGGGCTGGCGCTTGCCGCTGCGGTGTTCTTCTTCACCCTCGGCCCGGCACTGATCTGCCTGCTGACGACCTCGGGGGAAGTGCGCGCCGCTGCCGGAACTTACCTGCCCTGGGCGGCCGTCACCGGGCTTACCGGCGCACTCGCTTTCCTGATGGATGGCGTGTTCATCGGCGCCACATGGTCGCGCGACATGCGCAACCGCATGCTGATGTCGTTTGCCGGCTATCTATTGGCACTTACAGTCTTCGTGCCGACCCTCGGCAATCACGGCCTTTGGCTCGCCATGAACGCCTTCCTGCTGTTCCGCGGCATTTTCCTGGTCATGGGATTGAAAAAGCGAGCCGATCAGACGTTTCTGCCGGCCCAATGA
- a CDS encoding CAP domain-containing protein — protein MLNIPLSTRRHALRLTGLALAAIVASCATPPTHVSNTPANDETASALPLVNSLRAKNGLPPLKIDPAASTAAIYQAKRMADADKMEHLIGIGDNFGTRVKASGVKLPAAENIAEGQRDVNAAVTAWINSPKHLHNMLGKYNGLGVALAYAPSSSDKPYWSMVLSSN, from the coding sequence ATCCTAAACATTCCGCTTTCCACGCGGCGCCATGCGCTGCGTCTCACCGGCCTTGCGCTCGCTGCCATCGTCGCAAGCTGCGCCACACCGCCCACCCATGTTTCCAACACGCCGGCCAATGACGAGACCGCTTCCGCGCTGCCGCTCGTCAACTCCTTGCGTGCGAAGAACGGCCTGCCGCCGCTCAAGATCGATCCGGCTGCCAGCACGGCGGCGATTTACCAGGCCAAGCGCATGGCCGATGCCGATAAGATGGAGCATCTGATCGGTATCGGCGACAATTTCGGCACGCGCGTCAAAGCGAGCGGCGTCAAGCTGCCGGCGGCCGAAAACATTGCCGAGGGTCAGCGCGACGTGAACGCCGCGGTGACGGCCTGGATCAATTCGCCGAAGCATTTGCACAACATGCTCGGCAAATATAACGGCCTCGGTGTCGCTCTTGCCTATGCTCCCTCTTCCAGTGACAAGCCCTATTGGTCCATGGTGCTCTCTTCGAACTGA
- a CDS encoding DUF6460 domain-containing protein, translating into MSDQVNRFLGDSPGRTLVKLIIVSLIVGFVMKFFGWRPLDFLYGFRRFLLDLWHSGFAALGEFGDYVLLGATIVIPLFIILRLFNYRR; encoded by the coding sequence ATGTCCGATCAGGTGAACAGGTTCCTCGGCGACTCGCCCGGTCGTACACTCGTGAAGCTTATTATCGTGTCGCTGATCGTCGGTTTCGTGATGAAATTCTTCGGCTGGCGGCCGCTCGACTTCCTCTACGGTTTCCGCCGCTTCCTCCTTGATCTATGGCACAGCGGCTTTGCCGCGCTCGGCGAGTTCGGCGATTATGTGCTGCTCGGCGCCACCATTGTCATTCCGCTATTTATCATCCTCCGTCTTTTCAATTACCGCCGCTGA
- a CDS encoding methyltransferase, with the protein MLPSQLSSGDVIADRRADYAKMLAESGEPASAAELMEQALELTPGWAAGWFTLATYREKTGNREGAIDALNKVLALDASDVFGARLKLSALGAADLPDQPPSRYVERLFDDYADRFETALVEKLGYSVPQKLAALIADTAGVPGHFRLAVDLGCGTGLFGPEIRARVDRLEGFDLSKGMLAKAAEKGVYDHLGQADLSLRPSQSGVFDDGLAPARVDLITAADVLMYLGNLQSVMAIVGELAASGAVFAFSVEDAEVEEGYLLRDSLRFAHSEAYVRTLLAAHGFAVLGLARSIIRMDAGRPVHGILFVTRKSAC; encoded by the coding sequence ATGCTGCCGAGCCAGCTTTCCTCAGGCGACGTCATCGCCGACCGTCGCGCAGACTATGCGAAGATGCTCGCCGAAAGCGGCGAGCCGGCGAGCGCTGCCGAATTGATGGAGCAGGCGCTGGAGTTGACGCCGGGCTGGGCCGCCGGTTGGTTCACGCTCGCGACCTATCGTGAAAAAACCGGGAATAGAGAAGGTGCTATCGACGCGCTGAACAAAGTTCTAGCTCTCGATGCCAGCGACGTCTTCGGCGCCCGGCTGAAGCTTTCGGCTCTGGGAGCGGCCGATCTCCCCGATCAGCCGCCGAGCCGCTATGTCGAGCGCCTCTTCGACGACTATGCCGACCGCTTCGAGACAGCGCTGGTCGAAAAACTCGGCTATAGCGTGCCGCAGAAGCTCGCGGCGCTGATCGCCGATACGGCCGGCGTGCCCGGGCATTTCCGTCTTGCCGTCGATCTCGGCTGCGGCACGGGCCTGTTCGGTCCGGAAATCCGCGCACGCGTCGATCGGCTGGAAGGGTTTGATCTGTCCAAAGGCATGCTCGCCAAGGCAGCGGAGAAGGGTGTCTACGATCACTTGGGACAGGCCGACCTGTCGCTGCGTCCGTCTCAGTCCGGCGTCTTCGACGATGGGCTCGCGCCGGCACGGGTCGATCTGATCACCGCTGCCGACGTGCTGATGTATCTCGGCAATCTCCAGAGCGTCATGGCGATCGTCGGGGAACTGGCCGCCTCCGGGGCTGTGTTTGCCTTTTCCGTCGAGGATGCGGAAGTGGAGGAGGGTTATCTTCTGCGCGACTCCCTGCGTTTCGCCCACTCGGAAGCCTATGTCAGGACATTATTGGCCGCTCATGGCTTCGCTGTGCTCGGTCTCGCGCGCAGCATCATTCGCATGGATGCCGGAAGACCGGTCCACGGCATTTTGTTCGTTACACGGAAATCCGCCTGTTGA
- a CDS encoding DUF2735 domain-containing protein, producing the protein MAISPQHETAKIFKFPIKTRPIPAGQRDQVNLNPDIGPRIATAAFDSWYHEAAISESDETRKQ; encoded by the coding sequence ATGGCGATCAGCCCTCAACACGAAACGGCAAAGATTTTTAAGTTTCCCATCAAGACCCGGCCCATTCCTGCCGGCCAACGCGATCAGGTGAACCTCAATCCCGATATCGGTCCACGTATCGCGACGGCTGCTTTCGATAGCTGGTATCACGAAGCCGCCATCTCCGAGTCCGACGAGACCCGCAAACAATAG
- a CDS encoding glutamine synthetase beta-grasp domain-containing protein: MTKYKLEYIWLDGYTPVPNLRGKTQIKEFADFPKLEELPLWGFDGSSTMQAEGRSSDCVLKPVAIYPDPARTNGALVMCEVMMPDGVTPHPSNSRATILDDEDAWFGFEQEYFFYKDGRPLGFPESGYPAPQGPYYTGVGYKNVGDVAREIVEEHLDLCLEAGINHEGINAEVAKGQWEFQIFGKGSKKAADQIWMARYLLLRLCEKYGIDIEFHCKPLGDTDWNGSGMHCNFSTKFMREVGGKAYFEALMAQFDKNLHDHIAVYGPDNHMRLTGKHETAPWNKFSYGVADRGASIRVPHSFIKNDYKGYLEDRRPNSQGCPYQIASQVLKTISEVPTAGFASEAA; encoded by the coding sequence ATGACGAAATATAAGCTCGAATATATCTGGCTCGACGGGTACACCCCGGTACCGAACCTGCGCGGTAAAACGCAGATCAAGGAATTCGCTGATTTTCCGAAGCTTGAAGAGCTTCCGCTTTGGGGCTTCGACGGTTCGTCGACGATGCAGGCCGAAGGCCGCAGCTCCGATTGCGTGCTGAAGCCCGTAGCGATCTATCCGGATCCGGCCCGCACCAACGGCGCCCTGGTCATGTGCGAAGTCATGATGCCGGACGGCGTAACGCCGCATCCGTCCAACAGCCGCGCCACCATCCTCGACGACGAAGACGCATGGTTCGGCTTCGAGCAGGAATACTTCTTCTACAAGGACGGCCGCCCGCTCGGCTTCCCGGAATCCGGCTATCCGGCTCCGCAGGGCCCGTACTACACCGGCGTCGGCTATAAGAACGTCGGCGATGTGGCTCGCGAAATCGTTGAAGAGCATCTCGACCTTTGCCTCGAAGCAGGCATCAACCACGAAGGCATCAACGCCGAAGTGGCCAAGGGTCAGTGGGAGTTCCAGATTTTCGGCAAGGGCTCCAAGAAGGCTGCCGACCAGATCTGGATGGCACGCTACCTGCTGCTGCGTCTTTGCGAAAAATACGGCATCGACATCGAGTTCCATTGCAAGCCGCTCGGTGACACCGATTGGAACGGCTCGGGCATGCATTGCAACTTCTCGACCAAGTTCATGCGCGAAGTTGGCGGCAAGGCCTATTTCGAAGCCCTCATGGCTCAGTTCGACAAGAACCTGCACGACCACATTGCGGTCTACGGCCCGGACAACCACATGCGCCTGACCGGCAAGCATGAAACGGCTCCGTGGAACAAGTTCAGCTACGGTGTTGCCGACCGCGGTGCTTCCATCCGCGTTCCGCACTCCTTCATCAAGAACGACTACAAGGGCTACCTCGAAGATCGTCGTCCGAACTCTCAGGGCTGCCCCTACCAGATCGCTTCCCAGGTTCTGAAGACTATCTCGGAAGTTCCGACGGCTGGCTTCGCTTCCGAAGCTGCTTGA
- a CDS encoding carboxymuconolactone decarboxylase family protein: MQPRFNFAKASPDSYKAIMALENFVQTSGLERRFIHLIKLRASQINGCAYCVDMHVKEARHDGLSEQWINLMCVWWESPIYDDRERALLRWVDSVTKIAQTGIPDADFEPLKQHFSEEEIVKITVAIGAINVWNRLAVGFRSQHPIDKDAKAA, encoded by the coding sequence ATGCAACCTCGTTTCAACTTCGCCAAGGCTTCGCCGGACTCCTATAAGGCCATCATGGCGCTGGAGAATTTCGTCCAGACCTCCGGGCTGGAGCGCCGTTTCATTCACCTGATCAAGCTCAGGGCCTCCCAGATCAACGGCTGCGCCTATTGCGTCGACATGCATGTCAAGGAAGCCCGTCATGACGGCCTCAGCGAACAGTGGATCAATCTGATGTGCGTCTGGTGGGAATCGCCTATTTATGACGACCGCGAACGCGCCCTGCTGCGCTGGGTCGACTCCGTCACCAAGATCGCCCAAACCGGCATACCGGACGCCGACTTCGAACCGCTGAAGCAGCACTTCAGTGAAGAAGAGATCGTCAAGATCACCGTGGCAATCGGCGCGATCAATGTCTGGAACCGGCTGGCGGTCGGTTTCCGTTCGCAGCATCCGATTGATAAGGACGCGAAGGCGGCCTGA
- a CDS encoding Rrf2 family transcriptional regulator, with the protein MKLGEGVEQAIHSVAMLAGLSEGSVLSAAAIAEFHGVSVSYLLKHLQALSGAGILDTVPGPKGGYRLARLPAEITLLDIVLAVEGPAPAFRCAEIRQRGPNPLPGKYFAKPCGISAAMLAAERVYRAELAKTTIADILAEVAAGDDGSIAARGCAFLALNERRTTR; encoded by the coding sequence ATGAAACTCGGCGAAGGCGTTGAGCAGGCCATACACAGCGTCGCGATGCTGGCTGGGCTTTCCGAGGGCAGCGTGCTTTCGGCAGCGGCAATTGCCGAGTTTCATGGGGTGTCGGTGAGTTATCTCTTGAAGCATCTGCAGGCGCTCTCCGGCGCCGGCATTCTCGACACCGTACCCGGCCCCAAGGGTGGCTATCGGCTGGCGCGTCTGCCGGCGGAAATCACCCTTCTCGATATCGTGCTTGCTGTCGAAGGGCCGGCGCCTGCCTTTCGCTGCGCCGAAATCCGCCAGCGCGGGCCAAACCCGCTGCCTGGAAAATATTTCGCAAAGCCGTGCGGCATCAGCGCGGCCATGTTGGCGGCAGAGCGGGTGTACCGCGCCGAGCTCGCCAAGACCACGATTGCCGATATCCTCGCCGAGGTTGCGGCGGGCGATGACGGCAGCATCGCGGCAAGGGGCTGTGCCTTCCTTGCCCTCAATGAACGCAGAACCACCCGATAG